A window from Symbiopectobacterium purcellii encodes these proteins:
- a CDS encoding IS5 family transposase, giving the protein MAKQKFKITNWSTYNKALKLRGSLTIWLDESSVSAWTEKTTPERRGRPRHYSDMAITTVLMMKRVFGLSLRALQGFVDSIFKLMGLPLRCPDYSLLSKRAKTVKISIKTPTRGEISHLVIDATGLKVFGEGEWKVRQHGAERRRVWRKLHLATDSVTHEIICADLSLSGTTDAQALPGLINQTHRKIREASADGAYDTRYCHDVLLRKRIRPLIPPRRGSQYWPDRYHERNHAVADQRLSGSNDVWKKKVGYHRRSVAETAIFRFKTLLGDHLSLRDYDAQVGEAMAMVKALNKMTLLGMPNSIRIA; this is encoded by the coding sequence ATGGCAAAGCAAAAATTTAAAATCACCAACTGGTCTACGTACAACAAAGCTCTCAAGCTGCGCGGGTCTCTGACAATATGGCTGGATGAGTCGTCCGTTTCTGCATGGACGGAGAAAACAACGCCTGAACGGCGTGGCCGGCCGCGTCACTACTCAGATATGGCTATCACCACTGTTCTGATGATGAAACGCGTGTTTGGCCTTTCGCTAAGGGCTTTACAGGGCTTCGTTGACTCCATTTTTAAACTGATGGGGCTGCCGCTAAGATGCCCAGACTACTCGCTGCTCAGCAAGCGAGCAAAGACCGTTAAAATCAGCATAAAAACGCCGACCCGTGGTGAAATCTCCCATCTGGTCATTGACGCAACCGGCCTGAAGGTCTTTGGCGAAGGCGAATGGAAAGTCCGGCAGCATGGTGCAGAAAGACGGCGGGTGTGGCGTAAGCTGCATCTGGCCACAGACAGTGTGACGCATGAAATTATCTGTGCTGATTTGTCACTCAGCGGCACGACTGATGCTCAGGCTCTACCGGGCCTGATAAACCAGACCCACCGGAAAATCAGGGAAGCGTCGGCTGACGGCGCTTACGATACCCGCTACTGTCATGATGTGCTGCTGAGGAAGAGGATAAGGCCTCTTATTCCTCCACGACGTGGTTCGCAATATTGGCCAGACCGATACCATGAGCGTAATCACGCGGTTGCGGATCAGCGTCTAAGCGGCAGTAACGATGTCTGGAAAAAGAAAGTGGGCTATCATAGACGCTCAGTGGCTGAAACAGCGATATTCCGGTTCAAAACGCTTCTGGGCGATCATCTAAGTCTACGTGACTATGATGCGCAGGTAGGTGAGGCAATGGCGATGGTCAAAGCGCTTAACAAAATGACGCTGTTAGGCATGCCGAACAGCATCCGGATCGCATAA
- a CDS encoding DASS family sodium-coupled anion symporter → MKTKTSYGLNWLALAIILLIAAFFWHLSPPTGLSAPAWHSAVIFVATIVSIVANVLPIGAIGIISMTLFALTAAAGDTSASGAIQTALSDLNSSLIWLIVVAFMIARGFIKTGLGRRIALQMIRLQGKRTLVLAYGLAFADLVLSPAMPSNTARCGGVIYPIADSLARSFDSKPEDASRSKIGTFLVVCIGNVNDITAALFMTAYTGNLLAVKLAANAGVHITWGSWFLAAVVPCMISLMIVPPLVLWLTKPEIRHTPDAPKLAISELEKMGPMARGEWLMAFTVLLLLVLWIFGDTLGVDATTASFVGLSFLLLSGVLRWEDIKSEKGAWDTLIWFAALLMMANQLKKLGFTTWFGDLIGGSVGHLMAGTSWVLVLLLLNAAYFYTHYFFASGNAQIAALYAVFLSVGINLGIPPVPMALMLAFTSSLYCSLTQYTHARGPILFGAGYVPTAVWWRSGFIISLVNQAVFMTAGLLWWKVVGLY, encoded by the coding sequence ATGAAGACCAAAACGTCGTACGGCCTGAACTGGCTTGCTTTGGCGATTATTCTGCTTATCGCCGCTTTTTTCTGGCACCTGTCCCCCCCCACCGGCCTCAGCGCGCCCGCCTGGCACTCTGCCGTGATTTTTGTCGCCACCATCGTCTCCATTGTGGCTAACGTGCTGCCCATTGGTGCCATCGGCATCATCAGTATGACGCTGTTTGCACTGACGGCCGCCGCAGGCGATACCAGCGCCAGCGGCGCTATCCAAACCGCATTGAGCGATCTGAACAGCTCCCTGATTTGGCTGATCGTCGTGGCATTTATGATCGCGCGCGGTTTTATCAAAACCGGGCTGGGCCGACGCATCGCATTGCAGATGATTCGCCTGCAGGGGAAGAGAACGCTGGTGCTGGCCTACGGCCTGGCCTTTGCCGATCTGGTGTTATCCCCCGCCATGCCAAGCAATACGGCACGCTGCGGCGGCGTGATCTACCCGATTGCTGACTCACTGGCGCGCAGTTTCGACTCCAAGCCGGAAGATGCCTCGCGCAGTAAGATCGGGACATTTCTGGTGGTCTGCATCGGCAACGTCAACGACATTACCGCCGCGCTGTTTATGACCGCCTATACCGGCAACCTGCTGGCGGTAAAACTGGCTGCCAATGCCGGCGTGCACATTACCTGGGGCAGTTGGTTTCTGGCCGCCGTGGTGCCGTGCATGATCTCCCTGATGATTGTTCCACCGCTGGTGCTGTGGCTGACAAAACCGGAAATCCGCCACACGCCTGATGCGCCTAAACTGGCGATAAGCGAACTGGAAAAAATGGGACCGATGGCGCGTGGTGAATGGCTGATGGCCTTTACCGTGCTACTGCTGTTGGTACTGTGGATTTTTGGCGATACGCTGGGCGTAGACGCGACCACGGCGTCCTTTGTGGGCCTCTCTTTCCTGCTGTTAAGCGGTGTGCTGCGCTGGGAGGACATCAAAAGCGAAAAAGGGGCCTGGGATACGTTGATCTGGTTCGCAGCACTGTTGATGATGGCCAACCAGCTTAAAAAGTTGGGCTTCACCACCTGGTTTGGCGATCTGATTGGCGGCAGCGTCGGTCATTTGATGGCCGGAACCAGTTGGGTGCTGGTATTACTGCTGCTAAACGCCGCCTACTTTTATACCCACTATTTCTTTGCCAGCGGCAATGCGCAGATTGCTGCGCTCTATGCCGTATTTCTCAGCGTGGGGATTAATCTCGGTATTCCGCCTGTGCCGATGGCGTTGATGCTGGCATTCACCAGCAGCCTGTACTGCTCTCTGACACAATATACCCACGCGCGCGGCCCGATACTGTTCGGCGCAGGTTATGTGCCTACCGCCGTGTGGTGGCGCTCCGGGTTTATTATCAGTCTGGTGAATCAGGCGGTATTTATGACCGCGGGCTTACTGTGGTGGAAAGTCGTCGGGCTTTATTAG
- a CDS encoding helix-turn-helix transcriptional regulator: protein MNAYSPSLSERQFSVDDFFAFGERYGIDYRFPELVSSRDRRKAQRVVVQGHVEEMVLSSGISLTSSDVRVMQPYESTSLQGSPLYTLVVLGGCINLRVNQREFVVRAGMAFSTRLGEQEVMHVRHAVDHPLRTLALGIHPGQLQLPPLLAALLRQWECRENAAFVWPVPDYLLAGLQQALSPSSESLARQLMLEGAMLQLLGHGLALDPVGQQGRMTAPPSERRRLDALRDQLQLHPEKPYTLTALAQQVAMSPTSLRNKFRHAYGISVFDFLRNSRLALAYRLLEQGHPVQQAAWMSGYQHATNLATAFRRHYGIAPSDVPFSQFSQRRA from the coding sequence ATGAACGCCTACTCCCCCTCGCTGTCCGAACGCCAGTTTTCCGTTGATGACTTCTTTGCCTTTGGCGAACGCTACGGGATCGACTACCGCTTCCCTGAGCTGGTCTCCAGCCGCGATCGGCGCAAAGCGCAGCGCGTGGTGGTTCAAGGCCATGTGGAAGAGATGGTTCTCTCTTCTGGCATCAGCCTGACAAGTTCCGATGTGCGCGTGATGCAACCCTATGAGTCTACGTCGTTGCAAGGTTCACCGCTCTACACGCTGGTGGTGCTGGGCGGGTGTATCAATCTGCGGGTGAACCAGCGGGAATTTGTGGTGCGAGCGGGCATGGCCTTCAGTACCCGTCTTGGGGAGCAGGAGGTGATGCATGTGCGTCACGCGGTCGATCATCCGTTGCGCACCTTGGCGTTGGGCATCCATCCCGGCCAGTTGCAACTCCCCCCGCTGCTTGCCGCGCTACTGCGTCAGTGGGAATGCCGTGAGAACGCAGCCTTTGTATGGCCGGTGCCCGATTACCTGCTGGCCGGCTTGCAGCAGGCGTTATCCCCGTCGAGTGAGAGCCTGGCGCGCCAGTTGATGCTGGAAGGCGCGATGCTGCAACTGCTGGGTCATGGCCTGGCGCTTGATCCCGTGGGTCAGCAAGGGCGTATGACCGCACCACCCAGTGAGCGGCGGCGGCTGGATGCGTTGCGCGATCAGCTTCAACTGCACCCGGAAAAGCCCTACACCCTGACGGCGTTAGCACAACAGGTCGCCATGAGTCCGACCAGCCTGCGCAATAAGTTCCGGCACGCCTACGGTATCTCGGTATTTGATTTCCTGCGTAACAGCCGATTGGCGCTGGCTTACCGTTTGCTGGAACAGGGCCATCCGGTCCAGCAGGCTGCCTGGATGTCGGGATACCAGCACGCCACCAATCTGGCTACCGCGTTTCGACGCCACTATGGCATCGCGCCCAGCGATGTTCCTTTCTCCCAGTTCTCCCAGCGACGCGCATAG
- the panS gene encoding ketopantoate/pantoate/pantothenate transporter PanS, protein MLAILTRLFPLWAVLLSVAAYASPDTFTGISPHISTLLMLIMFAMGVTLHIGDFKRVLTRPAPVAAGIFLHYLVMPLAAWVLARAFNMPPDLSAGMVLVGSVASGTASNVMIYLSKGDVALSVTISSISTLVGVFATPLLTRLYVDAAISVDVMGMLLSILKIVVIPIGAGLIVHHLFSGVVKRIEPYLPMLSMVFILAIISAVVAGSQSHIASVGFMVIIAVILHNGIGLLGGYWGGRLFGFDESTCRTLAIEVGMQNSGLAATLGKMYFSPLAALPGALFSVWHNLSGSLLAGYWSGKALEKEKQ, encoded by the coding sequence ATGCTCGCTATACTGACTCGGCTGTTTCCGTTATGGGCCGTTTTACTCTCCGTGGCGGCCTATGCCTCACCAGACACCTTTACCGGCATCAGCCCCCATATCAGCACGCTGCTAATGCTCATCATGTTCGCCATGGGCGTGACCCTGCATATCGGGGATTTTAAGCGGGTGCTGACGCGTCCTGCTCCGGTTGCCGCCGGGATATTCCTTCACTACCTGGTGATGCCGCTCGCCGCCTGGGTGTTGGCGCGTGCGTTTAACATGCCGCCTGACCTCTCGGCAGGTATGGTGCTGGTGGGCAGCGTTGCCAGCGGCACGGCATCAAACGTGATGATCTACCTGTCTAAAGGCGATGTCGCCCTGTCAGTCACCATTTCATCCATCTCGACGCTGGTTGGCGTGTTTGCCACACCGCTGCTGACCCGATTGTATGTGGATGCCGCCATCAGCGTGGACGTGATGGGCATGTTGCTCAGCATCCTAAAGATCGTGGTGATCCCGATCGGCGCAGGTTTGATTGTTCACCACCTGTTCAGCGGTGTGGTAAAGCGCATCGAGCCCTATCTGCCAATGCTGTCGATGGTGTTTATTCTGGCGATTATCAGCGCCGTGGTCGCAGGCAGCCAGAGCCATATCGCATCCGTCGGTTTTATGGTGATCATTGCCGTTATCCTGCACAACGGCATTGGCTTACTGGGCGGGTATTGGGGGGGCAGACTGTTCGGCTTTGACGAGTCTACCTGCCGCACGTTGGCTATCGAAGTCGGCATGCAAAACTCCGGCCTTGCCGCCACGCTGGGCAAGATGTACTTCTCGCCGCTCGCCGCCCTGCCCGGCGCGCTGTTCTCGGTTTGGCATAACCTTTCCGGCTCGCTGCTGGCGGGCTACTGGTCAGGAAAAGCGTTGGAAAAAGAGAAGCAGTAA
- a CDS encoding Txe/YoeB family addiction module toxin produces MKSTWSEEAWEDYLYWQDTDNRMVKKINALIKDVLRTPFEGKGKPEPLKHNLSGFWSRRITEEHRLVYAIAEGAILIAACRYHY; encoded by the coding sequence ATGAAGTCAACGTGGTCTGAAGAAGCATGGGAGGATTATCTGTACTGGCAGGATACAGATAATCGCATGGTTAAGAAGATCAACGCACTCATTAAAGATGTTTTGAGAACGCCTTTTGAGGGTAAGGGTAAACCTGAGCCCTTGAAACACAATTTGTCCGGTTTTTGGTCCCGGCGCATCACCGAAGAGCATCGTCTGGTTTATGCCATTGCAGAGGGTGCCATTCTTATAGCCGCCTGCCGCTACCACTATTGA
- a CDS encoding TonB-dependent siderophore receptor, which produces MLRKTQLALMVGYLASGFAGSALAQDNGNSATDNSATNKPDTLIVSSQVQSGATKLATPDIETPQSVSIITREQMLQQGATNVRQALGYTPGVYNNQVGGTNRFDYIVMRGFSDGSLDNVFLDGLKIMGDTNSHSSLVVDPWFLESMEVVRGPASVLYGRASPGGIVELSSRRPAFEQSGQIKLFAGNNAQRGAAFDLTGPLDDDDRVAFRLGGIVRKADTQFTTKEERYALMPSLTWRISDKTRLDLMAYLHRDPEGGSHSGVPYEGSVVPHNGRYISNGFYDGEKNVEKYDRRQNMVGYNIEHNFDSGWSVRQKVRYLQSRVHLDQVYGYGWSGNSDELIRYYQGAREKLKAWTLDNQLDGSIDTGVLNHRVLVGMDYQQRQNDVNWPTGLFPNLNAFNPVYGAGALAWYAPTRERHKLQQTGFYMQDQVSLERWRLTLGGRYDTVKISSTNQSTAARSELDQGHFSKRAALLYLFDNGVAPYVSYSTAFTPTNFTDASGDLLKPMEGKQWETGLKYQPVGTQDQYSVSLYRINQTNVATKTQPSDPYRAIGEIESEGVELEALTHITDNLSVQAAYSYNDIRYKKSGIASEQGQRAVYAPRNQLSAWVSYDVTSGLLDGLTLGSGVRYVNGVVSDRANTHTLPSYTLVDMAVGYDLSKVGLKGLSAQLNVNNLTDKRYVGDCNSLDYCYFGAERSVVGSLSYAF; this is translated from the coding sequence ATGTTGAGAAAAACACAGTTAGCGCTGATGGTCGGCTATCTGGCAAGCGGGTTTGCCGGAAGCGCTCTCGCGCAGGATAACGGTAATTCAGCAACGGACAATTCAGCAACGAACAAACCGGATACGCTGATTGTCAGCTCTCAGGTGCAGAGCGGTGCCACCAAGCTGGCAACGCCCGATATTGAAACGCCGCAGTCTGTATCAATTATTACGCGCGAACAGATGCTACAGCAGGGGGCCACCAATGTGCGTCAGGCGCTGGGCTATACCCCGGGTGTCTACAATAATCAGGTGGGCGGCACCAACCGCTTTGACTACATCGTGATGCGCGGTTTTTCGGACGGTAGCCTGGATAACGTGTTCCTCGACGGGCTGAAAATCATGGGAGACACCAACTCACACAGCTCGCTGGTGGTGGACCCCTGGTTCCTTGAAAGTATGGAAGTGGTGCGTGGCCCGGCCTCAGTGCTGTACGGGCGCGCCTCTCCGGGGGGCATTGTGGAGCTGAGTTCTCGCCGCCCGGCCTTTGAGCAAAGCGGACAAATCAAACTGTTCGCGGGGAACAATGCACAGCGCGGTGCTGCCTTTGATCTGACCGGCCCGCTGGACGATGACGACCGCGTGGCATTCCGCCTCGGCGGGATCGTACGCAAAGCAGATACGCAGTTCACCACCAAAGAAGAGCGCTACGCCTTGATGCCCAGTTTGACCTGGCGCATCAGCGATAAAACCCGCCTGGATCTGATGGCGTATCTGCACCGCGATCCAGAAGGGGGCAGCCACTCGGGTGTACCGTATGAAGGTTCGGTGGTACCGCACAACGGTCGCTATATCTCAAACGGCTTCTACGATGGCGAGAAGAACGTCGAGAAATACGATCGTCGCCAGAATATGGTCGGCTACAACATTGAGCACAATTTTGACAGCGGCTGGTCGGTGCGCCAAAAAGTGCGTTATCTGCAAAGCAGGGTGCATCTGGATCAGGTCTACGGTTACGGTTGGTCGGGAAATAGCGATGAGCTGATCCGCTACTACCAGGGCGCGCGTGAAAAACTCAAGGCCTGGACCCTGGATAACCAGTTGGATGGCAGCATTGATACTGGCGTGCTGAATCACCGGGTGTTAGTGGGGATGGATTATCAGCAGCGTCAAAATGACGTCAACTGGCCGACAGGACTTTTCCCTAACCTCAATGCCTTCAATCCGGTGTACGGTGCGGGCGCGCTGGCCTGGTATGCACCTACCCGTGAAAGGCACAAGCTGCAACAAACCGGCTTTTACATGCAGGATCAGGTTTCGTTGGAGCGCTGGCGTCTGACGCTGGGTGGCCGTTATGACACGGTTAAAATCTCAAGCACCAACCAAAGTACCGCGGCGCGTAGCGAACTGGACCAAGGCCACTTCAGCAAACGCGCGGCGCTGCTTTACCTGTTTGATAACGGTGTTGCACCTTACGTCAGCTACTCTACGGCATTTACGCCCACCAACTTTACCGATGCCAGCGGTGACCTGCTCAAACCGATGGAAGGTAAACAGTGGGAAACCGGGCTGAAATATCAACCCGTCGGCACGCAGGATCAATACAGCGTCTCCCTGTATCGTATCAACCAGACCAACGTGGCGACGAAAACCCAGCCGAGCGATCCCTACCGGGCCATTGGTGAGATTGAATCGGAAGGGGTAGAACTGGAAGCCTTAACCCATATCACTGATAACCTGAGCGTTCAGGCGGCCTACAGCTATAACGACATTCGCTACAAGAAGAGCGGCATCGCCAGCGAGCAAGGTCAGCGCGCCGTGTATGCGCCGCGCAACCAGCTCAGTGCCTGGGTGAGCTATGACGTCACAAGCGGCCTATTGGATGGCTTAACGCTGGGAAGTGGCGTGCGCTATGTGAACGGCGTGGTGAGCGATCGTGCTAACACCCATACCTTGCCGTCTTACACGCTGGTGGATATGGCGGTGGGCTATGACCTCTCCAAGGTTGGCTTGAAGGGGCTGAGCGCGCAGTTGAACGTTAATAACCTGACGGACAAACGCTATGTTGGTGACTGTAACTCACTGGATTACTGCTACTTTGGCGCAGAGCGCAGCGTAGTCGGCAGCCTGTCCTACGCTTTCTGA
- the lysC gene encoding lysine-sensitive aspartokinase 3 — MSTTTSLRIAKFGGTSVADFDAMNRSADIVLADPAVRVVVLSASAGITNLLVALAEGVAQEQRDAHLAKIRHIQYAIIDRLSHPHVIREEIDRMLENVSRLSEAAALATSNALTDELVSHGELMSTLLFVEILRERHISAEWFDVRKIMRTNDRFGRAEPDCDTLGALTRSQLQPRLAESLIITQGFIGSEAKGRTTTLGRGGSDYTAALLGEALNVDRIDIWTDVPGIYTTDPRVVPTAHRIDQITFEEAAEMATFGAKVLHPATLLPAVRSDIPVFVGSSKDPSAGGTLVCNKTENPPLFRALALRRKQTLLTLHSLNMLHARGFLAEVFSILARHNISVDLITTSEVNVALTLDTTGSTSAGDGLLSSAMLTELSSLCRVEVEENLSLVALIGNQLSQACGVGKEVFGVLDPFNIRLICYGASSHNLCFLVPGNDAERVVQTLHHSLFE; from the coding sequence ATGTCTACCACCACTTCTCTGAGAATCGCTAAATTTGGCGGCACCAGCGTAGCCGATTTCGACGCCATGAACCGCAGTGCGGATATTGTGTTGGCCGATCCTGCGGTGCGCGTTGTCGTGCTTTCCGCCTCTGCCGGCATCACTAATCTGCTGGTTGCCTTAGCGGAAGGCGTGGCGCAAGAACAGCGCGATGCCCATCTGGCAAAAATTCGTCACATCCAATATGCCATTATCGATCGTCTGAGCCATCCGCACGTGATCCGTGAAGAGATCGATCGCATGCTGGAAAACGTGTCGCGCCTCTCTGAAGCCGCAGCGCTCGCCACTTCTAACGCCTTGACCGATGAGTTGGTCAGCCACGGCGAATTGATGTCAACGCTGCTGTTCGTTGAGATCCTGCGCGAACGCCACATCAGCGCCGAATGGTTCGATGTGCGTAAAATCATGCGTACCAACGATCGCTTTGGCCGCGCAGAGCCGGATTGCGACACGCTGGGTGCATTGACGCGCAGCCAGTTGCAGCCGCGTCTGGCAGAAAGCCTGATCATTACTCAAGGGTTTATCGGCAGTGAGGCCAAAGGGCGCACCACGACGCTGGGCCGCGGCGGCAGCGATTACACCGCCGCGCTGCTGGGCGAAGCCTTGAACGTTGACCGCATCGATATCTGGACTGACGTTCCCGGCATCTACACGACCGATCCTCGCGTGGTGCCTACGGCGCACCGTATCGACCAGATCACCTTTGAAGAAGCGGCGGAAATGGCGACGTTTGGCGCCAAGGTGCTACACCCCGCTACGCTGTTACCCGCCGTGCGCAGCGATATTCCGGTGTTCGTGGGCTCCAGCAAGGACCCGTCTGCTGGTGGCACCCTGGTGTGCAATAAGACAGAAAATCCGCCGCTGTTCCGCGCACTGGCACTGCGCCGTAAACAAACGCTGCTCACCTTGCATAGCCTGAACATGCTGCATGCACGCGGCTTTCTGGCAGAGGTGTTCAGCATTCTGGCACGCCACAATATTTCGGTGGATCTGATAACGACCTCGGAAGTGAACGTTGCGCTGACGCTGGACACCACCGGTTCCACCTCTGCGGGTGACGGCCTGCTCTCCAGCGCCATGCTGACCGAGCTCTCTTCCCTGTGCCGCGTCGAAGTGGAAGAAAACCTGTCGCTGGTCGCGCTGATCGGCAATCAGCTTTCTCAGGCATGCGGCGTCGGCAAAGAGGTGTTTGGCGTGCTGGATCCGTTTAACATTCGCCTGATTTGCTACGGCGCCAGCAGTCATAACCTGTGTTTCCTGGTGCCAGGCAACGACGCGGAGCGCGTGGTGCAGACGCTGCACCACAGCCTGTTTGAATAA
- the yefM gene encoding YoeB-YefM toxin-antitoxin system antitoxin YefM: protein MRTISYSEARQNLSATMMKTVEDHAPILITRQNGEACVLMSLEEYNSLEETAYLLRSPANAKRLMNAIESLKAGEGTEKGIIE from the coding sequence ATGAGAACGATCAGTTACAGTGAAGCCCGCCAGAATTTATCAGCAACGATGATGAAAACGGTGGAAGATCACGCCCCCATATTGATTACCCGGCAAAACGGTGAGGCGTGTGTTCTCATGTCCCTGGAAGAGTACAACTCTCTGGAAGAAACCGCCTATCTGTTACGCTCGCCGGCAAATGCCAAAAGGCTTATGAACGCCATAGAAAGTTTGAAAGCCGGTGAAGGGACAGAAAAGGGCATCATCGAATGA